The sequence below is a genomic window from Bradyrhizobium septentrionale.
ACCGCGATGGTCGAGCGCGCCACCAAGGAGTGGGGCAGCGTCGATCTCTTGTGCGCCAATGCCGGCATCCTGCGCGACAAGTCGTTCACCAAGCTCGAAGTCGCCGACTGGGACAAGGTGCTCGGCGTGCATCTCACCGGCACCTTCTACTGCTGCAAGGCGGTGTGGGCCGGTATGCGCGAGCGCAACTACGGCCGCATCGTGCTGACGACGTCGTCGTCCGGCCTGTTCGGCAATTTCGGCCAGGCCAATTACGGCGCGGCGAAGGCCGGCATGGTCGGCCTGATGAACGTGCTCGCCGAGGAGGGCCGCAAGAACAATATCAAGGTCAACACCATCTCGCCGACGGCGGCGACCCGCATGACCGAGGAGCTGCTGCCGCCGCAGGCGCTGCAGCTGATGCGGCCGGAAGCGATCACGCCGGCGGTCGAATTCCTGCTGAGCGAGGACGCGCCGACCCGCACCATCATGGGCGCCGGCGCCGGCTCGTTCGCGGTGATCCAGGTGCTGGAGACCGAAGGCGTCAACCTGCCGCAGTCCGAATGGACGCCCGATGGCGTCGCCGCGCATTTCAAGGACATCGCTGACATGTCGACGGCGAAGGCGCTGCAGGGCGCCTTCGAGCAGACGCAGAAATACGTCGCCCAGGCCGTCGCGCGGGCGGGGATCAAGCTGTAACAGGCGCTGGCGCCTGAACTCTCTCCTTCGTCATGGCCGGGCTTGACCCGGCCATCCACGACTTCGTCACCACCCGAAAGTTAGACGTGGATGCCCGGGTCAAGCCCGGGCATGACGACAGATTTTGCATCGGGCGGTTTCGCTTTAAACTCGCAGTATGTCATCGCCCACCAAACACATCGCCATTATCGGAGCCGGACCTGCCGGCCTGATGGCGGCGGAGGTGCTCGCGCAAGGTGGCGCTGAAGTCACCGTCTACGACGCGATGCCGTCGGCCGGCCGCAAGTTCCTGATGGCCGGCCGCGGCGGGCTCAATCTCACCCATTCCGAACCGCAGCCGGATTTCCTTGCGCGCTATCGCGAGGCGATGCCGCGCCTGAAGGCTGCGGTCGAGGCATTTCCGCCCGACGCGTTGCGCGCCTGGAGCGAGGCGCTGGGGCAGCCGACCTTCGTCGGCACCAGCGGCCGTGTCTTCCCCAAGGCGTTCAAGGCATCGCCATTGCTGCGCGCCTGGCGGCGGCGGCTCGATGCTGATGGCGTGCAATTCGCGTTTCGGCATCGCTGGACCGGATGGGACGCGGGCGGCGGACTGCTGTTCGAGACGCCGGATGGCCGGCGCGCGATCAATGCCGATGCAGCCGTGCTGGCGCTCGGTGGTGCAAGCTGGCCGCGGCTCGGCTCGGATGGCGCCTGGGCGGAGATCCTCGCCGCGAAGGGCATTGCCGTGGCGCCGATCAAGCCAGCCAATTCCGGCTTCACGGTCACCTGGTCCGACATCTTCCGCGATCGCTTCGAGGGCCAGCCGCTCAAGGGCGTCGCGCTGACGATCGGGCCGCACACCGTGCGCGGCGAGGCCATCGTCACCCGCACCGGCATCGAAGGCGGCGCCATCTACGCATTGTCGGCGGAGTTGCGCGAGGCCGTGCTTGCCGAAGGGACGGCGACGCTCAGCGTGGCGCTGCGGCCCGACGCTGCGCGCGACGAGCTGATCGCGCGACTGTCGGCGCCGAAGGGCAAGCAATCCTTTTCCAATTTCCTGCGCAAGGCGGTGCAATTGTCGCCCGTCGGCATCGGATTGTTGCAGGAGGCGGCGGTCGCCTCCGGCCGATCGCTGGCCGCGTTGCCGCCGGCCAACTTGGCGGAGCTGATCAACGCGGTGCCGATCAGGATCACCGGCGTGGCGCCGATCGCGCGGGCGATTTCGAGCGCCGGCGGGATCAGGTTCGACGAGCTCGACGCGCATTTCATGCTGCGGCGGCTGCCCGGTGTTTTCGCCGCCGGAGAGATGCTCGATTGGGAAGCGCCGACCGGCGGCTATCTGTTGCAGGCGTCATTCGCGACCGGCGTTGCCGCTGGGGAGGGGGCGTTGAGGTGGCTCGGAGGGCGAATAGAGAGTAGCGAGTGATGGAAGGTTCTATTCGCTATTCGCCACTCTCTATTCGCCTATCTCAGTTTCCCCCGCGCCGCGACCGGCAGCGTGCCGATGATTTCGTCGCCGCGCACCATCACGACCTCGTCCATCATGTTGACGACGACGCAGACATGGTTCGGCACGATCCGCACGACGTCGCCGACGTTCGGGCGGGTGTTGCTGCGGGAGAGATCGAGGAAGCCGTGCTCCTCGGCAAAGCGCGCGATCTTGGCCTCGGGATGTTCGAGGATCAGGCCGTGACCTTCCAGACCGCCGGTGTCTGAGGTCAGCGTCTTGGAGCCGGCATCGAGGATGCCGCGCTCGGGGCCGGCGCGGCTGACGACGGTGGAATAGATGTGCAGCGCGCAGTCGTCCCAGCTGGCGACGCCGGCCGCGACCTGCATGCGGTCGTTGTAGATGTAGGTGCCGAAGCGGTGCTCGGTGCCACCCTTCAGCTTGCCGAGATTGACCAGGTTCGGCGTGCCGCCGGTGGAGACGATTGTCGCGTCGAGGCCGTGGGCGCGGACGCCGGCCAGTGCCTCGTCGTAGAATTTCTGCGCATCGGCCCAGCCGGTCTCGGTCGGGTACAGCATGAAGCCCGCAAAGCTCAGGCCTTTGGAGGCCGCGATCTCGCGCGCCAGCGCTATCGCTTCGGCCGGGGTCTCGACGCCGGCGCGCTTGCGCCCGGTGTCGCACTCGACCACGACGGAGAGCGGCCGGCCGGAGGCGGCTGCCGCCTTCGGCAGGTCGCCGACCACGACGGAATTATCGGCGGCGACGGTGACGTTGGCCTTGCCTTGCAGGGCGCCGAGCCGCGCCATCTTCTCGTCGCCGAGCAGATTGTAGCTGATGAGGATGTCGTCGATGCCGGCATCCGCCATGATCTCGGCCTCGCCGAGCTTCTGGCAGGTGATGCCCTTGGCGCCGGCCTTGACCTGCAGCTGCGCCAGCGTCGGGTTCTTGTGGGTCTTGATGTGCGGCCGGTTGGCGACGCCGGCCTGATCACAGGCCGCCTGGATGCGCGCGATGTTGCGCTCGACCCGGTCCATGTCGATCACGGCGCAGGGCGTGCCGTACTCCTTGGCAATCTTGGCGGCGAGGGGCGTGGTCATCGGGTCAACTCCAGTTGTTTCCGTCATTGCGAGCCACCCGGTCGGCGCGAAGCGCCGCCGGATGACAGGCTCCACGAAGCAATCCATCTCTCCGCGTCTGCCGATTCATGGATTGCTTCGTCGCTTCGCTCCTCGCAATGACGAAGAATCATGTTCACGCCTGTTCGATCTCTTCGCGCAGCACCTCTAACTCGAGCCAGCGGTCCTCGGCTGTGGCGAGCTCGTCTTGCGCCTTGGCGATCGCGGCCGATGCGGCGTCGAACTTCTTGCGATCCTTGCTGTAGAGATCGGGATCGTCGAGCAGCTTCTGCTGTCTGGTGATCTCGGCGTGCAGTCTGTCGATCGTCTTCGGCAATGTTTCCAGCGCGTGCTTCTCGTTGAAGCTCAGCCGGCGCCTGGGTGCCGCTTCGGGCGCGGCGGCGGTCGCCGCAACCTTGGCTTCCTTCTTCTCCTCGGCCGCGGCGTCCGCCTTCACGGTCTCGCGCTTCACGTCAGCGCCGCGCTGCGCCAGCATGTCCGAATAGCCGCCGGCATATTCGATCCAGCGGCCCTGGCCTTCGGGCACGATCACCGACGTCACCACGCGATCGAGGAAGTCGCGGTCATGGCTGATCAGGATCACGGTGCCGTCGTAGTCGCCGAGCATCTCCTCGAGCACGTCGAGGGTTTCGAGATCGAGGTCGTTGGTCGGCTCGTCCAGAATGAGCAGGTTCGACGGCTTGGCCAGCGCGCGCGCCAGCATCAGCCGGCCGCGCTCGCCGCCGGAGAGGGCTTCGAGCGGCGTGCCGCGCTGCTCGTGCGCGAACAGAAAGTCCTTCATGTAGCCGATGACGTGCTTCGACTTGTCGCCGACCATGACATGGTCGCCGCGGCCGCCGGTCAGGGCTTCGGCCAGCGTCAGCTTCGGATCGAGGCTTTCGCGATGCTGGTCGAGCGTCGCCATCTCGATATTGGCGCCCAGCCGCACCGAGCCGGAATCGGGCGGATCGTTGCCGATCAGAAGATGCACCAGCGTAGTCTTGCCGGCGCCGTTCGGGCCGACGATGCCGAGCCGGTCGCCGCGCTGGATCCGGGTCGAGAAACCGTCGACGATGATGCGCTCGCCAAAGGCCTTCACGATGTTCTTCGCCTCGATCACCAGACGGCCGGATTTGTCGGCCTCGGCGGCGGCGAGCGTGGCATTGCCGGTGGCACCGCGATAGTTGCGGCGCTGGTCGCGCAGCGCAAAGAGATTGCCGAGCCGCTTGACGTTGCGCTTGCGGCGGCCGGAAACGCCGTGGCGCAGCCAGTGCTCCTCGTTGACGATCTTGCGGTCGAGCTTGTGCTGATCGCGCTCTTCTTCCTCCAGCACCTCGTCGCGCCACGCCTCGAACGCGCCGAAGCCGCGGTCGATCTGCCGGATCTGGCCGCGGTCGAGCCAGGCCGTTGAGCGCGACAGGTTGGTGAGGAAGCGGCGATCGTGGCTGATCAGGACCAGCGCGCAGCGCCGGCTTTCGAGCTCGCCCTCGAGCCATTCGATGGTCGGCAGATCGAGATGGTTGGTCGGCTCGTCCAGCAGCAGGATGTCGGGCGAGGGCGCCAGCACCCGCGCCAGCGCCGCGCGGCGCGCCTCGCCGCCGGAGACAAGCGCCGGGTCTTCCTCGCCGCTGAGGCCGAGCTGCTCGAGCAGATAGCGCGCCTGGTAGTGATCGTCGCCGGGGCCAAGGCCTGACTCGACATAGGACAGCGTTGTCTTGTGGTCGCCGAAATCCGGCTCCTGTGGCAGATAGCGGATGGTGGCGCCGGGCTGCACGAAGCGGCTGCCGGAGTCAGGCTCGACCAGGCCGGCCGCGATGCGCAGCAAGGTCGACTTGCCGGAGCCGTTGCGCCCGATCAGGCCAACGCGCTCGCCGGCGGAGACCGAGAGCTCGACCCCGCTCAACAGCGGCGTGCCGCCGAAGGTCAGGCTGATGTCCTTGAGCTGGATCAGGGGCGGGGCCATCGCGCTAACCCCCGTTCGCCGCAGCCTGCTCGGCGCGGCGGCGTTGAATGCGGCGAATGGTCTGGTCGAGCGTCGCGAGGAACGTCGAGCGGTCGCGCGGCGAGTAGGATTTCGGCCCGCCGGTGATCTCGCCCGACGAGCGCAGATCGGTCATCAGGTTGCGCACCGCGAGCGTCATGCCGATCGACTGTTCGGTGAACGGCTTTCCGTTCGGCGCGATCACGTCGGCGCCGGCCTTGACGCAGCGGCTTGCCAGCGGAATGTCCGCGGTGATGACGACGTCGCCCTCATGCGCGCGTTCCGCGATCCAGTCGTCGGCGGCGTCCATGCCGGAACCGGCGGCGACGCGCTCGATCAAGGGATCCTGCGGCACGCGGATGAAATTGCCCGCGACCACGCTGACGGGCACGCCGAGCCGGATCGCGACGCGATAGATCTCGTCCTTCACCGGGCAGGCGTCGGCGTCGACATAGATGCGGGTGGGAGCAGGGGTTTCAGTCATCGATTCAATGGTTGGCAGGCGCGGCCTGCGTGTACTCCATGGTGCGGAAAATTGCGAGCAAAACGAGACGCTTGCCACGCCTCTTTGTTCGACTACCATTGTCACCAGAAAAACAACGGAAATAAGGGAAAACCCCATGGACTCGCAGACCTACCGCGTCTCGGCCTACAACACCTCGAAACTGTCGGAGAACAAGATCCACGACGACACGGTGGCGCGGAAGTTCGGCTTTTCCGGCGGTCTCGTGCCCGGCGTCGATGTGATGGCCTACATGATGCACCTGCCGGTCGAGAAATGGGGCCGCGATTTCCTCGAACGCGGTCTGATCGAGGCGCGCTTTGTGAAACCGGTCTATGACGGCGAGATCGCCGAATTGACCGGGCGAGAGACCGGCAATGGACTGTCGATCGAGCTCTTCAGCCGCGGCGAGCTCTGCGCCACCGGCACCGCATCCCTGCCGGCATCGGCGCCGAAATTTGTGCTCGACGAATACCAGCAGGTCGCCGCGGTTGCCGAGCGCAAGCCGGTGAGCGCGTCGTCCTATGAGGAGGGCAAGTGGCTCGGCACCATCCCGCGCGACTGGTCCGGCGACGCCGCGAAGGAGTATCTCGCCGACATCAGGGAGACCGATCCGATCTATCTGCGCGAAGGGCTCGGCCATCCCGGCCTGCTGCCCCGGGTGATGAACAAGGTCCTGGTCGACAATGCGATCCTCGGGCCCTGGATCCATGTCGGCACCCGCATGCAGTTGTTGTCGGCGGGCAAGATCGGCGACGAGCTGACGGCGCGCGCCAAGGTCACCGGCAATTACGACAAGAAGGGGCATCGTTTCGTCGAGCTCGATGCGCTGGTGCTCGGCAACGGCACGCCGCTCGCGCATTGCTGGCACATCGCGATCACCCAGCCGCGCGAGCAGGCCGCGGCGTAGCACGGTCCGTCATTGCCGGGCTTGACCCGGCAATCCATCGCCTTCGCAAGGACTCTTCATCACGTTGATGGATGCGCGGGTCAAGCCCGCGCATGACGAGTGGGTATCGGGGCGAGGTCCCGCATCGCCCATAGCTGTCATACCCCGCGCATGCGGGGTATCCAGTACGCCGCGGCCTCTCGGCTCAACAACTGCTGTCTCTGGAATACTGGATCACCCGCCTTCGCGGGTGATGACAGCCGTGCTGGTGGTGGCAGCGGTGCTAGCAGCGACAGCGCGGCCTTACGCCGCCTTCGCCTTGGCATCCTGGATTGCGCGCCAGACGCGCTCGGGCGTCAGCGGCATGTTGATGTGCTTGATGCCGTACTCCGACAGCGCGTCGATCACGGCGTTGACGATGCAGACGAGGCTGCCGGCGCAGCCGGCTTCGCCGCAGCCCTTGGTGCCGAGCGGGTTGGATTTGGCCGGCGAGGGGTGATCGCCGACCTGCATCGACGGCACGTCGCCGGCGCGCGGCAGCGCGTAGTCCATGAACGAGCCGGTGATCGGCTGGCCCGAGCCGTCGTAGCTGACTTCCTCCATCAGCGCCTGGCCGATGCCCTGCGCGACGCCGCCATGCAGCTGTCCCGCGACGATCATCGGATTGACCACGGTGCCGAAATCGTTGACCGCGGAGTAGCGCACGATCCTGACCACGCCGGTGTCAGGGTCGATCTCGACCTCGGCGACGTGGCAGCCGTTCGGGAAGGTCGATGCCGTCTCCTTGGTGGCGTGATCGACGTCGAGCGTCTCCGGCGTGCCCTCCGGCATCTTGGCCGTGCGCATCCGCTCGGCGAGCTCCATGATGCCGATCGAGCGGTCGGTGCCGGCGATGGTGAAGCGGCCCTGGCCGAACTCTATGTCGGCTTCAGATGCCTCCAGCATGTGCGCGGCGGCCTTCTTGCCCTTCTCGACGACGAGCGCCGAAGCCTCGACGATCGCCTGTCCTGTCGCGGTGATCGAGCGCGAGCCGCCGGTGCCGTTGCCGAAGCGGACGAGATCGCTGTCGCCCTGTTCGAGCGTGATGTTCTCGAAGGGAACACCGAGTTGCTCGGACAGCACCTGTGCGAACGGCGTGGCGTGGCCCTGGCCGTAATCGAGCGTGCCGGTGGTGAGCTTCACCGAGCCGTCGGGCTCGAAGGTGATCTTGCCGAGCTCGCCGCTCGGCGGCGCGGTGACCTCGAGATAGGAGCCGATGGCGACGCCGCGCAGCCTGCCGCTCTTTTTGCTCTCCTTCTTGCGCCTGGCAAAATTGTCGTAATCGGAGATCTCCAGCGCCTTCTGGAACACGCCGGCGAAATCGCCGCTGTCATAGGTGACGCCGGAGGCGGCCGGGAACGGCAGCTGCGACGGCTTGATGAAATTGCGCTTGCGCAAGGTGAAGCGGTTGATGCCCATCTCGTCGGCGGCGGCGTCGATCAGCCGCTCCTTGTAGTAATTGGCCTCGGGCCGGCCGGCGCCGCGATAGGCGCCCATCAGCGTGGTGTTGGTCAAAACCGTCTTGATGTCGACGCCGAGCAGCGGCGTGCGATAGACGCTGGCGAGGTTCTTGCCGGTGTTGAGCGACAGCGGGCCCGGCGCGACGCCGGTGATATAGGCGCCGAGATTGCCGTAGCCTGACAGCCGCACCGCGAGGAACTTGCCGTCGGCATCGAGCGCGAGCTCGGCATGGATCAGCTGCGCGCGGCCCTGGCTGTCGGAGAGGAAACTGGTCGAGCGCTCGTCCAGCCACTTCACCGGGCGGCCGAGCTCGCGCGCCGCATGCGCGATGCAGGTGTATTCGGGATAGTTCATGTTCTTCATCCCGAACGAGCCGCCGACATTGGCGGTGAGAATACGAACCTTGTCGGCTGGCACGTTGAGGATCTTTGCAAACCCGGCCCTGTTGCCGGAGACGCCCTGGGTCGGCACCTGCAGCGTGAAGCGTTCGGTCTTCTTGTCATAATGCGCGAGCGCGACGCGCGGCTCCATCGAGACCACGGCGACGCGGGTGTTGACGATGTCGAGTTTTGTCACATGCGCGGCGCCGGCGAACGCGGCCTCGATCTTCGCGGTGTCGCCATAGTGATAATCCAGCGCGACATTGTTCGGGATGTTGTCGTAGAGCTGCGGCGCGCCGGGCTTGGCGGCTTCGGCCGCGTCGGTCACGGCCGGCAGCGGCTCGATGTCGATCTCGACGGCCTCGGCCGCATCGCGCGCCTGCGCCGCGGTCTCCGCGACCACGAAGGCCACGGGATCGCCGACGAAGCGCACCTTGTCGGTGACCAGCGCGGGGCGGTTGGTCTGGAGCAGCGGCGACCCGTCACGGTTCTTCAGCGGCAGGCCGCAGGTGAAGGGGTTGTAGCCCTTGGCGGCGAGATCGGCGCCGGTCCAGACCCCGAGCACGCCCGGCATCGCCTTGGCGGCCGCCGTATCGATGCCCTTGATGATTCCGTGGGCATGGGAGGAACGAACCATCCAGCAAGTGACTTGGCCGGGCAGGGTGAAATCGTCGGTGTATTTGCCCTTGCCGCGCACCAGGGTGTCGTCCTCCTTTCGTCGAACCGGCTGTCCGACACCGTATTTTTGCAGTGCGATAGCGTTCTCGAGGGAGGCGGGCGGCGTATGATCTTGCATCGGAAAATGACCTGAAATGCCCGGATTTGCTGGAGTTTGGGGGCGCTGAGGAGATAACGCACACCCCCCTTAACGACAACGCCCGATTAGGCATGGACCCAATGTGAACGGAGTTTGCGCAGGCCCTTGGCGCTGCTAAAGTTTCCGTGAACGACAATTCTTCGGCGGGCCCTATGGATTCCCCTTGGGCCCTGCGGAAAGACAGTATTTTGATGAATGACCATGTGCGGCTTTGTGACGGTCCTCCGGCCGGCGAAGCCCCGTCAGGCTTGGTTGCGGCAGGACCGGAGACCGGCGTCTACGCCGCGCTCGATCTTGGCACCAACAATTGCCGGCTCCTGATCGCCTGTCCGACCGGCGACGGGTTCCGCGTGGTCGATTCGTTTTCGCGGATCATCCGGCTCGGCGAGGGCATCGCTGCGACCGGCTCGATCAGCGAGGCGGCGATCGAGCGTGCGATTGCCGCGCTCGCCATTTGCAGCGACAAGATCCGCTATCGCAACGCCCGCCGGCTGCGGC
It includes:
- a CDS encoding SDR family NAD(P)-dependent oxidoreductase, encoding MAIRFDGRVAIVTGAGNGLGRAHALGLASRGAKVVVNDFGGARDGTGGSLSPAETVVEEIRKAGGTAMADGADVSNFEQVTAMVERATKEWGSVDLLCANAGILRDKSFTKLEVADWDKVLGVHLTGTFYCCKAVWAGMRERNYGRIVLTTSSSGLFGNFGQANYGAAKAGMVGLMNVLAEEGRKNNIKVNTISPTAATRMTEELLPPQALQLMRPEAITPAVEFLLSEDAPTRTIMGAGAGSFAVIQVLETEGVNLPQSEWTPDGVAAHFKDIADMSTAKALQGAFEQTQKYVAQAVARAGIKL
- a CDS encoding NAD(P)/FAD-dependent oxidoreductase — encoded protein: MSSPTKHIAIIGAGPAGLMAAEVLAQGGAEVTVYDAMPSAGRKFLMAGRGGLNLTHSEPQPDFLARYREAMPRLKAAVEAFPPDALRAWSEALGQPTFVGTSGRVFPKAFKASPLLRAWRRRLDADGVQFAFRHRWTGWDAGGGLLFETPDGRRAINADAAVLALGGASWPRLGSDGAWAEILAAKGIAVAPIKPANSGFTVTWSDIFRDRFEGQPLKGVALTIGPHTVRGEAIVTRTGIEGGAIYALSAELREAVLAEGTATLSVALRPDAARDELIARLSAPKGKQSFSNFLRKAVQLSPVGIGLLQEAAVASGRSLAALPPANLAELINAVPIRITGVAPIARAISSAGGIRFDELDAHFMLRRLPGVFAAGEMLDWEAPTGGYLLQASFATGVAAGEGALRWLGGRIESSE
- a CDS encoding D-TA family PLP-dependent enzyme; the protein is MTTPLAAKIAKEYGTPCAVIDMDRVERNIARIQAACDQAGVANRPHIKTHKNPTLAQLQVKAGAKGITCQKLGEAEIMADAGIDDILISYNLLGDEKMARLGALQGKANVTVAADNSVVVGDLPKAAAASGRPLSVVVECDTGRKRAGVETPAEAIALAREIAASKGLSFAGFMLYPTETGWADAQKFYDEALAGVRAHGLDATIVSTGGTPNLVNLGKLKGGTEHRFGTYIYNDRMQVAAGVASWDDCALHIYSTVVSRAGPERGILDAGSKTLTSDTGGLEGHGLILEHPEAKIARFAEEHGFLDLSRSNTRPNVGDVVRIVPNHVCVVVNMMDEVVMVRGDEIIGTLPVAARGKLR
- a CDS encoding ABC-F family ATP-binding cassette domain-containing protein, with protein sequence MAPPLIQLKDISLTFGGTPLLSGVELSVSAGERVGLIGRNGSGKSTLLRIAAGLVEPDSGSRFVQPGATIRYLPQEPDFGDHKTTLSYVESGLGPGDDHYQARYLLEQLGLSGEEDPALVSGGEARRAALARVLAPSPDILLLDEPTNHLDLPTIEWLEGELESRRCALVLISHDRRFLTNLSRSTAWLDRGQIRQIDRGFGAFEAWRDEVLEEEERDQHKLDRKIVNEEHWLRHGVSGRRKRNVKRLGNLFALRDQRRNYRGATGNATLAAAEADKSGRLVIEAKNIVKAFGERIIVDGFSTRIQRGDRLGIVGPNGAGKTTLVHLLIGNDPPDSGSVRLGANIEMATLDQHRESLDPKLTLAEALTGGRGDHVMVGDKSKHVIGYMKDFLFAHEQRGTPLEALSGGERGRLMLARALAKPSNLLILDEPTNDLDLETLDVLEEMLGDYDGTVILISHDRDFLDRVVTSVIVPEGQGRWIEYAGGYSDMLAQRGADVKRETVKADAAAEEKKEAKVAATAAAPEAAPRRRLSFNEKHALETLPKTIDRLHAEITRQQKLLDDPDLYSKDRKKFDAASAAIAKAQDELATAEDRWLELEVLREEIEQA
- a CDS encoding YaiI/YqxD family protein, giving the protein MTETPAPTRIYVDADACPVKDEIYRVAIRLGVPVSVVAGNFIRVPQDPLIERVAAGSGMDAADDWIAERAHEGDVVITADIPLASRCVKAGADVIAPNGKPFTEQSIGMTLAVRNLMTDLRSSGEITGGPKSYSPRDRSTFLATLDQTIRRIQRRRAEQAAANGG
- a CDS encoding xanthine dehydrogenase family protein molybdopterin-binding subunit; this encodes MQDHTPPASLENAIALQKYGVGQPVRRKEDDTLVRGKGKYTDDFTLPGQVTCWMVRSSHAHGIIKGIDTAAAKAMPGVLGVWTGADLAAKGYNPFTCGLPLKNRDGSPLLQTNRPALVTDKVRFVGDPVAFVVAETAAQARDAAEAVEIDIEPLPAVTDAAEAAKPGAPQLYDNIPNNVALDYHYGDTAKIEAAFAGAAHVTKLDIVNTRVAVVSMEPRVALAHYDKKTERFTLQVPTQGVSGNRAGFAKILNVPADKVRILTANVGGSFGMKNMNYPEYTCIAHAARELGRPVKWLDERSTSFLSDSQGRAQLIHAELALDADGKFLAVRLSGYGNLGAYITGVAPGPLSLNTGKNLASVYRTPLLGVDIKTVLTNTTLMGAYRGAGRPEANYYKERLIDAAADEMGINRFTLRKRNFIKPSQLPFPAASGVTYDSGDFAGVFQKALEISDYDNFARRKKESKKSGRLRGVAIGSYLEVTAPPSGELGKITFEPDGSVKLTTGTLDYGQGHATPFAQVLSEQLGVPFENITLEQGDSDLVRFGNGTGGSRSITATGQAIVEASALVVEKGKKAAAHMLEASEADIEFGQGRFTIAGTDRSIGIMELAERMRTAKMPEGTPETLDVDHATKETASTFPNGCHVAEVEIDPDTGVVRIVRYSAVNDFGTVVNPMIVAGQLHGGVAQGIGQALMEEVSYDGSGQPITGSFMDYALPRAGDVPSMQVGDHPSPAKSNPLGTKGCGEAGCAGSLVCIVNAVIDALSEYGIKHINMPLTPERVWRAIQDAKAKAA